The following proteins are co-located in the Haloterrigena sp. KLK7 genome:
- a CDS encoding DUF1616 domain-containing protein codes for MKGLPFQPFAVIRRQSKRLAADVPWDLIGVVCFAAAATALITILDVSSPLVRAAVGIPLLFLAPGYVTVSALFPRATTARGSSVDTRIPVRQSRELTDVERAALSFGISFALLPLLGLAIITSSWALSGSVVAFFVTCFVAVGAAVATVRRLLAPESERYRVGFRSQFAAARAALFDGESTLHAAVNVALVLSMIVAVTAVGYGLVSPQQAEQYTDLQLLTENESGELVASGYPEDLESGDAVPLVVALDNREGEAMNYTVVVQQQRVEDGEVVERTELQRFDTAVDDGETAEEEVTLRPTATGDDVRISVLVFTEDVPETPTYDDAYRHGHIWTTATADSDVGADTDLESGDGENESDGGDENESDGGDENESDGGDENESDGGDENESDGGNGTDAGDENETDDADEDGGDDPFDFGDGDDGPFDFGDGSGDADNGSDNGSDGDGDTDGSLDNESSGDGGSDDGSGGGGDGGSDDGSGDGGDGGSDDGSGDGGDGGSDDGSGDGGDGGSDDGSGDGGDGGSDDGSGDGGDGGSDDGDGGGGDGGSDDGSGGDGGGGDGGGDDGSGDGSTDGDDGTSNETDG; via the coding sequence ATGAAAGGACTTCCGTTTCAGCCGTTCGCGGTGATCCGACGGCAGAGCAAGCGCCTCGCCGCGGACGTTCCGTGGGACCTGATCGGCGTCGTCTGCTTTGCCGCCGCCGCGACCGCTCTCATTACGATACTCGACGTCTCGTCGCCGCTGGTGCGGGCAGCGGTCGGAATCCCGCTGTTATTTCTCGCCCCCGGCTACGTGACCGTATCGGCGCTGTTTCCGCGCGCGACGACCGCTCGCGGGTCGAGTGTCGACACGCGAATCCCGGTTCGGCAATCGCGGGAACTGACCGACGTCGAGCGCGCGGCGCTCTCGTTCGGAATCAGTTTCGCGCTCCTGCCGCTACTGGGACTGGCGATCATCACGTCCTCGTGGGCCCTCTCCGGCTCGGTCGTCGCGTTCTTCGTCACCTGTTTCGTCGCGGTCGGCGCCGCCGTCGCGACCGTCCGGCGGCTGCTCGCCCCCGAGTCCGAACGGTATCGGGTCGGGTTTCGCTCCCAGTTCGCGGCGGCTCGGGCCGCCCTGTTCGACGGCGAATCGACGCTCCACGCCGCCGTCAACGTCGCGCTCGTACTCAGTATGATCGTCGCGGTGACGGCCGTCGGGTACGGGCTCGTCTCCCCTCAGCAGGCCGAGCAGTACACGGACCTGCAACTGCTCACCGAAAACGAGTCGGGAGAGCTCGTCGCGTCGGGCTATCCCGAGGATCTCGAATCCGGCGACGCGGTTCCGCTGGTCGTCGCTCTCGACAACCGGGAGGGCGAGGCCATGAACTACACGGTCGTCGTCCAGCAACAGCGAGTCGAGGACGGCGAGGTGGTCGAACGGACCGAGTTACAGCGGTTCGACACCGCGGTCGACGACGGCGAGACCGCAGAAGAGGAGGTAACGCTCAGACCGACGGCGACCGGCGACGACGTTCGGATCTCCGTACTGGTGTTTACCGAGGACGTCCCGGAAACGCCGACCTACGACGACGCCTACCGGCACGGTCACATCTGGACCACCGCGACCGCGGATTCGGACGTCGGCGCCGACACCGACCTCGAGTCCGGTGACGGTGAGAACGAGTCCGATGGCGGAGACGAGAACGAGTCCGATGGCGGAGACGAGAACGAGTCCGATGGCGGAGACGAGAACGAGTCCGATGGCGGAGACGAGAACGAGTCCGATGGCGGGAACGGAACCGACGCCGGAGACGAGAACGAGACTGACGACGCCGATGAGGACGGCGGCGACGATCCGTTCGACTTCGGTGACGGTGACGATGGTCCGTTCGACTTCGGCGACGGATCCGGGGACGCCGACAACGGGTCGGACAACGGATCTGACGGAGACGGCGACACTGACGGCAGTTTGGACAACGAATCTAGCGGAGATGGCGGTAGCGACGACGGATCTGGCGGCGGCGGAGACGGAGGTAGCGATGACGGATCCGGCGATGGCGGAGATGGCGGTAGCGACGACGGATCTGGCGATGGCGGAGATGGTGGTAGCGACGACGGATCTGGCGATGGCGGAGATGGTGGTAGCGATGACGGATCTGGTGATGGCGGAGATGGCGGTAGCGATGACGGATCCGGCGATGGCGGAGATGGCGGTAGCGATGACGGAGATGGCGGCGGCGGAGATGGCGGTAGCGATGACGGGTCCGGCGGCGATGGAGGTGGCGGCGATGGAGGTGGCGACGACGGATCCGGTGACGGTTCCACTGACGGGGACGATGGGACGAGTAACGAAACCGATGGGTGA
- a CDS encoding CARDB domain-containing protein produces MSPIDKIPAIGTDSVTTALVVIALITAGATVGTGSVAAQSAQSGGDEYAVVQDGECFTIEAFGDGSQSVEEFYDYRTPETEPSSYLYGSFGTQELQEDDTSNLFLYNGSEGTSLVVVHDQVEGNSSGAAVTMQFDGLPEDGEWAVEDDNYSEHLGDGPFDEFERDGTSSRATWVYTDNRSDGGAFRGLEGDTNVTIDPAFNDDADFRLYEGQITEWRALSPTDDGYEETSLDMDEPVEIRSGSCTSVTATDLETDESVSAGDDLGIEATVENDGAMNGTFEVPITVDGEVVDEREVTLEPGETTTVSTTVTLEEAGTYTVGVAGETTEVTVDGEGGLDVDGEGGLDEELPGFGIGSTIAALATLLALSLARYRR; encoded by the coding sequence ATGTCACCAATCGATAAGATTCCCGCGATCGGAACGGATTCAGTCACCACCGCGCTCGTAGTGATCGCCCTGATTACGGCCGGAGCGACGGTCGGTACCGGCTCCGTTGCGGCCCAATCCGCACAGTCGGGCGGGGACGAATACGCGGTCGTACAGGACGGTGAGTGTTTCACCATCGAAGCGTTCGGCGACGGCTCACAGTCAGTCGAGGAGTTCTACGACTACCGAACCCCGGAGACCGAGCCCAGCTCGTATCTGTACGGATCCTTCGGAACGCAAGAGCTCCAGGAGGACGATACGAGCAATCTCTTCCTGTACAACGGCAGTGAGGGCACCAGTCTCGTGGTCGTCCACGATCAGGTCGAGGGGAACTCGTCGGGCGCCGCCGTGACGATGCAGTTCGACGGGTTGCCCGAGGACGGCGAGTGGGCCGTCGAGGACGACAATTACAGCGAGCACCTCGGTGACGGTCCCTTCGACGAATTCGAACGCGACGGCACGTCGAGTCGCGCCACCTGGGTCTACACCGACAACCGATCTGACGGCGGTGCGTTCCGCGGCCTCGAGGGCGATACCAACGTGACGATCGATCCCGCGTTCAACGACGACGCCGACTTCCGGCTGTACGAGGGCCAGATCACCGAGTGGAGGGCGCTCTCACCGACCGACGATGGGTACGAGGAAACGTCGCTCGACATGGACGAGCCGGTCGAGATCCGGTCCGGTTCGTGTACGTCCGTTACGGCGACCGACCTGGAGACGGACGAATCGGTGTCGGCGGGCGACGACCTCGGGATCGAAGCCACCGTCGAGAACGACGGCGCTATGAACGGGACGTTCGAGGTCCCGATCACCGTCGACGGCGAGGTCGTCGACGAACGCGAGGTGACCCTCGAACCCGGTGAAACGACGACGGTATCGACGACGGTGACCCTCGAGGAAGCGGGAACGTACACCGTCGGCGTCGCGGGCGAGACGACCGAGGTGACCGTCGACGGCGAGGGCGGATTGGACGTCGACGGCGAGGGCGGATTGGACGAGGAACTGCCCGGATTCGGCATCGGTAGTACCATCGCGGCGCTGGCGACACTGCTCGCGCTCTCGCTCGCACGGTATCGACGGTAG
- a CDS encoding CARDB domain-containing protein, which translates to MTQDDTLVRKSVLTTVVVVIAFTLAAPFGTATVGATTTPPSDTDEYAVVQGDECYTIKPIGDGHLTAEEFYDYRDPDTEPSSHSYSSHGTRHLQENDASLLFLHEGGDGLSLGVVHDRHGGGSEGGAATMTFTDLPENGEWVVEDDAYADRDDEFSHRNGSSRITWVYGANRTDGGVFNGGLDDEFSITIQPRFNEDAAFQQYDGELTDWQVISGNSTGHERISLNMNQPIEIRSGGCTSYAVSELDIDESVTTGESTAVEATVENNGVYAETFTVPITVDGEVVDEQEVTLEPGETATVSSSVTLEEAGTHTVGVANETMDVTADDGEQLPGFGVGVALAALLIAFVARVRP; encoded by the coding sequence ATGACACAGGACGATACTCTCGTACGGAAGTCGGTTCTCACGACGGTCGTTGTGGTTATCGCGTTCACGCTCGCCGCGCCGTTCGGCACGGCGACGGTCGGAGCGACCACCACGCCACCGTCAGATACGGACGAATACGCGGTCGTACAGGGTGACGAATGTTATACGATCAAACCGATCGGTGACGGCCACCTGACTGCCGAGGAGTTCTACGACTACCGGGACCCGGATACGGAGCCGAGTTCGCACTCGTATAGTTCACACGGGACGCGGCATCTTCAGGAGAACGACGCCAGTCTCCTCTTCCTGCACGAGGGGGGTGACGGCCTCAGTCTCGGCGTCGTCCACGACCGGCACGGCGGCGGCTCGGAGGGCGGTGCGGCGACGATGACCTTCACTGACCTCCCCGAAAACGGCGAGTGGGTCGTCGAGGACGACGCCTACGCCGACCGCGACGACGAGTTCAGCCATCGGAACGGCTCGAGTCGCATCACGTGGGTCTACGGTGCAAACCGGACCGACGGCGGCGTGTTCAACGGCGGCCTGGACGACGAGTTCTCGATCACGATTCAGCCCCGGTTCAACGAGGATGCCGCTTTCCAGCAGTACGACGGCGAACTCACCGATTGGCAGGTGATCTCGGGCAACAGCACCGGACACGAGCGAATCTCGCTTAACATGAACCAGCCGATCGAGATCCGGTCCGGCGGCTGCACCTCGTACGCGGTCTCGGAGCTCGACATCGACGAGTCGGTGACTACCGGCGAGTCGACCGCGGTCGAAGCGACCGTCGAGAACAACGGCGTGTACGCCGAGACGTTTACCGTCCCGATCACCGTCGACGGTGAAGTCGTCGACGAACAGGAGGTGACCCTCGAACCCGGCGAGACGGCGACCGTGTCCTCGTCCGTGACTCTCGAGGAAGCGGGAACGCACACCGTCGGCGTGGCGAACGAAACGATGGACGTGACTGCGGATGATGGCGAGCAACTGCCCGGATTCGGCGTCGGCGTGGCGCTGGCGGCACTACTGATCGCATTCGTCGCTCGCGTCCGCCCGTAA
- a CDS encoding glycosyltransferase — MNVLNLTSKENSPPFELQVEALEDRGVECTTVSVPGTVTADSSRSVIDYLRFHPTVLKESLGSYDLVHANYGLTAPFALAQPRLPVVLSLWGTDLDGDLGWISEFCANFCDATIVMSEGMKRDLGADCHVIPHGIDLDLFEPMARSEAIDRLGWEPDAKHVLFPYKAERTVKNYPRAERIVEDVREDVSEPVYLRTARDVPHEEMPLYMNAADCLLLTSEREGSPNVVKEAMACNLPVVSVDVGDVRERLEGVTPSEVCRNDRELRLALSAILNRGERSNGRDHADEISTDRMADRIHDVYRDVAGRAD, encoded by the coding sequence ATGAACGTTCTGAACCTGACATCGAAGGAGAACTCGCCGCCGTTCGAGCTCCAGGTCGAGGCCCTCGAGGATCGCGGCGTGGAGTGTACGACGGTCTCGGTACCGGGAACGGTAACGGCGGACTCGAGCCGCTCGGTGATCGATTACCTGCGCTTTCACCCGACCGTACTGAAGGAATCGCTCGGGTCGTACGATCTCGTTCACGCCAACTACGGCCTCACGGCACCGTTCGCGCTGGCACAACCGCGGCTCCCCGTCGTGCTGTCGCTGTGGGGGACGGACCTGGACGGCGACCTCGGATGGATCAGCGAGTTCTGTGCGAACTTCTGCGACGCGACGATCGTCATGTCCGAAGGGATGAAACGCGACCTCGGAGCGGACTGCCACGTGATTCCCCACGGGATCGACCTCGATCTGTTCGAGCCGATGGCCCGGTCCGAGGCGATCGATCGGCTCGGCTGGGAGCCGGACGCGAAGCACGTCCTCTTCCCGTACAAGGCCGAACGCACGGTGAAGAACTACCCGCGCGCGGAACGGATCGTCGAGGACGTCCGCGAGGACGTCTCGGAGCCGGTGTACCTCCGGACGGCCCGGGACGTTCCACACGAAGAGATGCCGCTGTACATGAACGCCGCCGACTGTCTCCTGTTGACCTCCGAACGCGAGGGGTCGCCGAACGTGGTCAAGGAGGCGATGGCCTGCAACCTGCCCGTCGTCTCCGTCGACGTCGGGGACGTCCGGGAGCGTCTCGAGGGCGTGACGCCGTCGGAGGTCTGTCGGAACGACCGGGAGCTCCGACTCGCGCTCAGCGCGATTCTCAACCGAGGGGAGCGCTCGAACGGGCGCGACCACGCCGACGAGATCAGCACGGACCGGATGGCCGATCGGATACACGACGTCTATCGGGACGTCGCCGGCCGGGCTGACTAG
- a CDS encoding asparagine synthase-related protein, which produces MTGIVGGTASKPTIDGMLDSLYREDWYSLERRSSDAFGLGVAHHGRKDPQSGTIHCGDRVLGAIYGVVSNAAALPWTSAELLRGVVDSPDAVLPKLEGPFLIAAMDRETGTIRVATDKAGSRPCYYTDGDGFHFGSELKPLLEGVSSPTVDRQAVSDLLLLGTVIGEKTILEDVANLPPATYLTYADGTVETTRYWTPEAREDRGEEYVRGWIRRFEDAMDDLIGTVDGPTGLWLSGGLDSRVAGATLRRLDADFETLTYDNGLQGDNEVAPRVADRLSVRHRQITDGMGSPDEFIESIERCVDCNDAMQSWAYVPALSFMFHGLADTADVVMEGGTFLGEDVWSHYLENDVSPEETLYRKRKQLSAERVASIVPAIDDPRRSLRAEAARTSGDDDARRSCDAMRRFYSYLHRRSNVIQRSQVGTRSISDGAVLSHAVDMPAELRMQTVPGTDGRVPLGVPPIKLHVTRALDMGLDEIEYERTGVAPARSYWLHAAGFVGKQLANRFTDDSPGPYVARYRRNERIRSFIDGLVDDARDRPFFDGDELLELREQLSAGESANLTPLAAVVGLELWLQRHVDPLERSAASQSVPASTR; this is translated from the coding sequence ATGACTGGTATTGTCGGCGGGACGGCGTCGAAACCGACGATCGACGGGATGCTCGACTCGCTCTATCGAGAGGACTGGTATTCCCTCGAGCGTCGTTCGTCGGACGCGTTCGGTCTCGGCGTCGCTCACCACGGTCGAAAGGATCCTCAGAGCGGGACGATTCACTGCGGCGACCGCGTTCTCGGAGCGATTTACGGCGTCGTCTCCAACGCGGCGGCCCTCCCGTGGACGTCGGCCGAACTGCTGCGCGGCGTCGTCGACTCGCCCGATGCAGTCCTTCCGAAACTCGAGGGACCGTTCCTCATCGCGGCGATGGACCGCGAGACGGGGACGATCCGCGTCGCGACCGACAAGGCCGGGAGCCGGCCGTGTTACTACACCGACGGCGATGGATTTCACTTCGGCTCCGAACTCAAGCCGCTGCTCGAGGGCGTTTCCTCGCCGACGGTCGACCGCCAAGCGGTGAGCGACCTGTTACTGCTGGGGACGGTGATCGGCGAGAAGACGATCCTCGAGGACGTCGCCAACCTCCCGCCTGCGACGTATCTCACCTACGCCGACGGGACGGTCGAGACGACGCGCTACTGGACCCCCGAGGCTCGGGAGGATCGCGGCGAGGAGTACGTCCGCGGATGGATTCGCCGATTCGAGGACGCGATGGACGATCTGATCGGGACCGTCGACGGTCCGACCGGGCTCTGGCTGTCCGGCGGGCTGGACAGCCGGGTCGCCGGCGCGACGCTGCGGCGCCTCGACGCCGACTTCGAGACGCTCACCTACGACAACGGGCTCCAGGGGGACAACGAGGTCGCGCCGCGCGTCGCCGACCGCCTCAGCGTCCGACACCGACAGATCACGGACGGGATGGGATCGCCCGACGAGTTCATCGAGAGCATCGAGCGCTGCGTCGACTGTAACGACGCGATGCAGTCGTGGGCGTACGTCCCGGCGCTGTCGTTCATGTTCCACGGCCTCGCGGACACCGCCGACGTCGTCATGGAGGGCGGCACGTTCCTCGGCGAAGACGTCTGGTCGCACTACCTCGAGAACGACGTCTCGCCGGAAGAGACGCTGTACCGCAAGCGAAAGCAGCTCTCGGCGGAACGGGTCGCCTCGATCGTTCCGGCGATCGACGATCCGCGCCGGTCCCTTCGCGCGGAGGCCGCCCGGACCAGCGGCGACGACGACGCGCGCCGCTCGTGCGACGCCATGCGCCGGTTCTACTCGTACCTCCACCGCCGCAGTAACGTGATCCAGCGCAGCCAGGTCGGTACGCGGTCGATCAGCGACGGCGCGGTGCTGTCCCACGCGGTCGATATGCCCGCCGAACTCCGGATGCAGACCGTCCCGGGGACCGATGGCCGGGTACCGCTCGGCGTTCCGCCGATCAAACTGCACGTCACTCGGGCGCTCGACATGGGGCTCGACGAGATCGAATACGAGCGGACCGGCGTCGCGCCGGCGCGGTCGTACTGGCTCCACGCCGCCGGCTTCGTGGGTAAACAACTCGCGAACCGCTTCACCGACGACTCGCCCGGGCCCTACGTCGCCCGCTACCGGCGAAACGAGCGAATTCGGTCGTTCATCGACGGCCTCGTCGACGACGCTCGCGACCGGCCGTTCTTCGACGGCGACGAACTCCTCGAGCTTCGAGAACAGCTCTCCGCCGGTGAGTCGGCCAATTTGACGCCGCTGGCGGCGGTGGTCGGGCTCGAACTCTGGCTCCAGCGCCACGTCGACCCGCTCGAGCGCTCCGCGGCGTCGCAGTCGGTCCCTGCATCGACCCGGTGA
- a CDS encoding flippase: MSVTEKIAAGVKVTFLSRAVNMGVNGLLIFLLSSVLLDPGGYGLLFLAISIIGVAQLFGDLGLARSAARYIAEFKESDPSQVPHVLSISLRYRLLLIGGTVLAIVLTRDVIASTLDEPRIGTLLLIGAGLLAFRSLHTFNTVAFQGFNAVEYSAVVNIVNYLGRLALVVGFVVLGWGVAGALLGYVVGAAIATVLGLFLLYTRFYREHEVSDAPEAGLRRRILEYSVPLTVSRSAGIIAARIDTILIGFFMNPVAVGFYTLGKQISEFVLAPAGSIGFAVSPTFGEDKANDELDRAARLYETTVQYVLLLYVPATIGILVIAEPAILLVFGQEYAGAVPVVQVLALFVFVQSITLVTTDVLDFLGRARTRAIAKGLSSIANFGLNIVLIPIYGVTGAAGATVATYSAYALANLYIVHSELDLRIGHILRIVAGTTAISAVMGVCVVMLAPHVGGLASLVGVILLGAAVWAGLATASGLLDPEETLSMLT; the protein is encoded by the coding sequence ATGTCCGTCACTGAGAAGATCGCCGCCGGGGTCAAGGTGACGTTCCTCTCCCGCGCGGTGAACATGGGCGTCAACGGCCTCCTCATCTTTCTCCTCTCGAGCGTATTGCTCGACCCCGGCGGCTACGGGCTGCTCTTCCTCGCCATCTCGATCATCGGCGTGGCCCAACTGTTCGGCGATCTCGGCCTCGCGCGGTCCGCGGCGCGGTACATCGCCGAGTTCAAGGAGTCGGACCCGAGCCAGGTACCCCACGTCCTCTCGATCTCGCTGCGGTATCGGCTGCTCCTGATCGGAGGAACCGTGCTGGCGATCGTCCTCACGCGAGACGTCATCGCGAGCACGCTCGACGAACCCCGTATCGGAACGCTGCTACTCATCGGGGCGGGGCTGCTCGCGTTCAGGTCGCTGCACACGTTCAATACCGTCGCCTTCCAGGGGTTCAACGCCGTGGAGTACAGCGCGGTCGTCAATATCGTCAACTACCTCGGACGGCTCGCGCTCGTCGTCGGGTTCGTCGTGCTCGGGTGGGGCGTCGCCGGCGCGCTGCTCGGCTACGTGGTCGGGGCGGCCATCGCGACCGTCCTCGGGCTGTTCCTCCTGTACACGCGGTTCTACCGCGAGCACGAGGTCAGCGACGCGCCCGAGGCGGGGCTTCGACGCCGCATTCTCGAGTACAGCGTTCCCCTGACGGTCTCGCGGAGCGCGGGCATCATCGCCGCACGGATCGACACCATTCTGATCGGGTTCTTCATGAACCCGGTCGCCGTGGGGTTCTACACGCTGGGGAAGCAGATCTCGGAGTTCGTGCTGGCGCCAGCGGGCTCGATCGGATTCGCCGTCTCGCCGACGTTCGGGGAGGACAAGGCAAACGACGAACTGGACCGCGCCGCGCGGCTCTACGAGACGACGGTTCAGTACGTCCTCCTGCTGTACGTCCCCGCGACGATCGGCATCCTCGTGATCGCGGAACCGGCCATCCTGCTGGTGTTCGGCCAGGAGTACGCCGGCGCGGTGCCCGTGGTTCAGGTCCTCGCGCTCTTCGTCTTCGTCCAGTCGATCACGCTCGTCACGACCGACGTGCTCGACTTCCTCGGCCGGGCCCGGACGCGGGCGATCGCGAAGGGTCTCAGCTCGATCGCCAACTTCGGACTGAACATCGTCCTCATCCCGATCTACGGCGTCACCGGCGCGGCCGGGGCGACGGTGGCGACCTACAGCGCTTACGCCCTGGCCAACCTCTACATCGTTCACTCCGAACTCGATCTCCGGATCGGCCACATCCTCCGGATCGTCGCCGGTACGACCGCGATCTCGGCCGTGATGGGCGTGTGCGTCGTGATGCTGGCACCGCACGTCGGCGGTCTCGCCTCGCTGGTCGGCGTGATCCTCCTCGGCGCCGCGGTCTGGGCGGGCCTGGCGACGGCCAGCGGGCTCCTCGATCCCGAGGAAACCCTCTCGATGTTGACTTGA
- a CDS encoding GNAT family N-acetyltransferase, with the protein MDVNRIGLEEWRDALPASGYEVFHEPEALSVLEDHTNAELRLYGAYKGQQSVGLFPAFVTDRPIGRTVLSPPISFSVPRLGPIVDPNSPKRRKRERINRELAEAVIDDTDVDNRTTLFRMTTPLEYTDPRPFGWNDFSLEPRFTYLVDLENTTMEAVMKGFSKSLRREMRKLDELDLSIETEGIDSALRIYEDVVEQYRAHDDSPPISRSFLRDLLTSLPDELWRVYVARTPDGRYKSGVVVLYGPDQAYFWQGGVTETYEGVSVNSLLHRVIMEDVLTDPELESVTGYDLVGANTERLCEYKAKFNSDLRQYYVVESSGLEMELAKSTYQKLAGSLSKASSLGN; encoded by the coding sequence ATGGACGTCAACCGTATCGGGCTCGAGGAGTGGCGCGACGCGCTCCCCGCGTCCGGATACGAAGTGTTTCACGAACCCGAGGCGCTCTCGGTGCTCGAAGACCACACGAACGCCGAACTGCGACTGTACGGCGCCTACAAGGGCCAGCAGTCTGTCGGCCTCTTTCCGGCCTTCGTCACCGATCGACCGATCGGACGGACGGTACTCTCGCCGCCGATCTCGTTCAGCGTGCCCCGACTCGGCCCGATCGTCGACCCGAACAGCCCGAAGCGGCGAAAGCGAGAGCGGATTAACCGCGAGCTGGCCGAGGCCGTCATCGACGACACCGACGTCGACAATCGGACGACGCTGTTCCGGATGACCACGCCCCTCGAGTACACCGATCCCCGGCCGTTCGGCTGGAACGACTTCTCGCTGGAGCCGCGGTTCACCTACCTGGTCGACCTGGAGAACACGACCATGGAGGCCGTCATGAAGGGGTTCAGCAAGAGCCTCCGGCGAGAGATGCGCAAACTCGACGAGCTGGATCTCTCGATCGAGACGGAGGGGATCGACTCGGCGCTGCGGATCTACGAGGACGTCGTCGAACAGTACCGCGCACACGACGATTCGCCGCCGATCTCGCGGTCGTTCCTGCGCGACCTCCTCACGTCGCTCCCCGACGAGCTGTGGCGCGTGTACGTCGCGCGAACGCCGGACGGCCGGTACAAGAGCGGCGTCGTCGTGCTCTACGGCCCCGACCAGGCGTACTTCTGGCAGGGCGGCGTCACCGAGACCTACGAGGGCGTCAGCGTCAACAGCCTGCTCCACCGGGTCATCATGGAGGACGTCCTCACCGACCCGGAACTCGAGTCGGTCACCGGCTACGATCTCGTCGGCGCGAACACCGAACGGCTCTGTGAGTACAAGGCCAAGTTCAACAGCGACCTGCGCCAGTACTACGTGGTCGAGTCGTCCGGCCTCGAGATGGAACTCGCGAAGTCGACCTACCAGAAGCTGGCCGGATCGCTGAGCAAGGCCAGTTCGCTGGGCAACTAA
- a CDS encoding DUF354 domain-containing protein, with product MKYLFFTNTPAHVHLYKHAVQQLRNRGHEVLVLARDYTCTVDLLEWYDLPYEIYGYCDTSKGSLLSRLPVHYVRAIRHARRFDPDLVFGMGGYAAHTGAVVRAPTVLLIDSEPASFDHTISTPFARTILTPDTFRKDLGEDHYTFPGFKECAYLHPEIYSPNLSIRDQLGVDDDPYVILRLNAFGSQHDVGKDGLTNEDCRRLVRELSDDATVLVSDEGSGVDLAGLPAQEFDLHPALMHDALAEAKLLIADTQTMVTEAALLGTPAIRSNSFVGDDDMGNFLELEEQELIYNVAEFEGILELATTVLRDDSIEETWQRRRREFLSDKVNLTDVIVDVATSRGCVTGLESVHEFDHKPVADSKPPVHVGSD from the coding sequence ATGAAATACCTGTTTTTCACGAATACGCCGGCCCACGTGCATCTGTATAAACACGCCGTCCAACAGCTCCGCAACCGAGGACACGAGGTACTCGTCCTCGCCCGGGACTACACCTGTACGGTCGATCTGCTCGAGTGGTACGACCTGCCCTACGAGATCTACGGCTACTGCGATACGTCGAAGGGCTCGCTGTTGAGCCGCCTGCCCGTCCACTACGTTCGCGCCATCCGGCACGCTCGCCGGTTCGATCCCGATCTCGTCTTCGGAATGGGCGGCTACGCGGCGCACACGGGTGCCGTGGTTCGAGCGCCGACCGTCCTGCTCATCGACTCCGAGCCGGCGTCGTTCGACCACACGATCTCGACCCCGTTCGCGCGCACTATCCTGACGCCGGACACGTTCCGGAAGGACCTCGGCGAGGATCACTACACGTTCCCCGGATTCAAGGAGTGCGCGTATCTCCATCCGGAGATCTACTCGCCGAACCTGTCGATCCGGGACCAGCTCGGCGTCGACGACGACCCGTACGTGATCCTCCGTCTCAACGCCTTCGGCTCGCAACACGACGTCGGCAAGGACGGCCTCACGAACGAGGACTGTCGGCGTCTCGTCAGGGAACTCAGCGACGACGCGACCGTCCTCGTCTCCGACGAGGGCAGCGGCGTCGACCTCGCGGGGCTCCCGGCACAGGAGTTCGACCTCCACCCCGCCCTGATGCACGACGCCCTCGCCGAAGCGAAGCTCCTGATCGCCGACACGCAGACGATGGTCACCGAGGCCGCGCTGCTCGGCACCCCGGCGATCCGGTCGAACTCGTTCGTCGGGGACGACGACATGGGGAACTTCCTCGAACTCGAGGAGCAGGAACTGATCTACAACGTCGCCGAGTTCGAGGGCATCCTCGAACTGGCGACGACGGTGCTTCGCGACGACAGTATCGAAGAAACGTGGCAACGCCGTCGCCGCGAGTTCCTCTCGGACAAGGTGAACCTCACCGACGTGATCGTCGACGTCGCGACGTCCCGCGGCTGCGTTACCGGCCTCGAGTCGGTACACGAGTTCGATCACAAGCCGGTCGCAGACTCGAAGCCGCCCGTCCACGTGGGTAGCGATTGA